A single Klebsiella variicola DNA region contains:
- a CDS encoding acetate/propionate family kinase gives MTYKIMAINAGSSSLKFQLLNMPQGALLCQGLIERIGLPEARFMLKTSAQKWQETLPIADHHEAVTLLLEALTGRGILSSLQEIDGVGHRVAHGGERFKDAALVCDDTLREIERLAELAPLHNPVNALGIRLFRQLLPAVPAVAVFDTAFHQTLAPEAWLYPLPWRYYAELGIRRYGFHGTSHHYVSSALAEKLGVPLSALRVVSCHLGNGCSVCAIKGGQSVNTSMGFTPQSGVMMGTRSGDIDPSILPWLVEKEGKSARQLSQLLNNESGLLGVSGVSSDYRDVEQAADAGNERAALALSLFAERIRATIGSYIMQMGGLDALIFTGGIGEHSARARATICRNLHFLGLALDDEKNQRSATFIQADNALVKVAVINTNEELMIARDVMRLALPQARELAVSA, from the coding sequence ATGACCTATAAAATCATGGCGATCAACGCCGGCAGCTCCTCCCTGAAGTTTCAGCTGCTTAACATGCCGCAGGGAGCGTTGCTCTGCCAGGGGCTGATCGAACGTATTGGCTTGCCCGAGGCCCGCTTCATGCTGAAAACGTCGGCACAGAAATGGCAGGAGACGCTGCCCATCGCCGATCACCATGAGGCAGTGACCCTGCTGCTGGAGGCGCTGACCGGCCGCGGGATCCTGAGCAGCCTGCAGGAGATAGACGGCGTTGGCCACCGCGTCGCCCACGGCGGCGAACGCTTCAAAGACGCCGCGCTGGTCTGCGACGACACCCTGCGGGAGATCGAACGCCTGGCGGAGCTGGCGCCGTTGCATAACCCGGTCAATGCGCTGGGCATACGTCTCTTTCGCCAGCTGTTACCCGCGGTACCGGCGGTGGCGGTCTTTGATACCGCCTTTCACCAGACCCTGGCGCCGGAGGCCTGGCTCTATCCCCTGCCCTGGCGCTATTACGCCGAGCTGGGCATTCGCCGCTACGGTTTTCACGGCACCAGCCATCACTATGTCAGCAGCGCGCTGGCGGAAAAGCTGGGCGTACCGCTGAGCGCCCTGCGGGTAGTGAGCTGCCACCTGGGCAATGGCTGTAGCGTCTGCGCCATCAAAGGCGGGCAGTCGGTGAATACCTCAATGGGTTTTACTCCCCAGTCCGGGGTAATGATGGGCACCCGCAGCGGCGATATCGACCCGTCGATCCTTCCCTGGCTGGTGGAGAAAGAGGGGAAATCCGCCCGGCAGCTCAGCCAGCTGCTGAATAATGAATCCGGGCTGCTGGGCGTCTCCGGCGTGTCCTCTGACTACCGCGACGTCGAACAGGCAGCCGACGCCGGCAATGAACGCGCAGCTCTGGCGCTGTCGTTGTTTGCCGAACGCATTCGCGCAACTATCGGCAGCTATATCATGCAGATGGGAGGCCTGGATGCGCTGATCTTTACCGGCGGCATAGGCGAGCATTCCGCCCGGGCGCGGGCGACGATCTGCCGCAATTTGCATTTTCTCGGCCTCGCACTGGACGACGAGAAAAACCAGCGGAGCGCGACCTTTATTCAGGCGGATAATGCGCTGGTCAAAGTGGCGGTGATCAACACCAATGAAGAGCTGATGATTGCCCGCGACGTCATGCGTCTTGCCTTGCCGCAGGCGCGCGAGCTGGCGGTGTCGGCCTAA
- the pduV gene encoding propanediol utilization protein PduV: MKRLMLIGPSQCGKTSLTQVLRGETLRYQKTQAIVWTPAAIDTPGEYLENRCLYSALLTSACEADVIALVLNADAPWSPFSPGFTAPMNRPVIGVVTKADLAAPPRLEQVRAWLEAAGAEHIFITSALTGDGLDDLLACLNAEEYQ, translated from the coding sequence ATGAAACGCCTGATGCTTATCGGACCCAGTCAGTGCGGCAAAACCTCGCTGACCCAGGTATTGCGTGGCGAAACGCTGCGTTATCAGAAAACGCAGGCCATCGTCTGGACGCCGGCCGCGATCGACACCCCGGGGGAATATCTGGAAAACCGCTGCCTGTACAGCGCGCTGCTCACCAGCGCCTGCGAGGCAGATGTCATCGCGCTGGTACTGAATGCCGATGCGCCCTGGTCACCTTTTTCTCCGGGGTTTACCGCCCCGATGAACCGCCCGGTTATCGGGGTGGTCACCAAAGCCGATTTGGCCGCCCCGCCCCGTCTGGAACAGGTCCGGGCATGGCTCGAGGCGGCAGGCGCCGAACATATCTTTATCACCAGCGCGTTAACCGGCGACGGGCTTGATGACCTGCTCGCCTGCCTGAACGCAGAGGAATATCAATGA
- the pduU gene encoding propanediol utilization microcompartment protein PduU — MEPQTPTERMIQEYVPGKQVTLAHLIANPGKDLFKKLGLPDAVSAIGILTITPSEASIIACDIATKSGAVEIGFLDRFTGAVVLTGDVSAVEYALRQVTRTLGELMRFTACPITRT; from the coding sequence ATGGAACCGCAAACCCCTACCGAACGCATGATCCAGGAGTATGTCCCGGGCAAACAGGTCACTCTGGCGCATCTCATTGCCAATCCGGGCAAAGATCTGTTCAAAAAGCTGGGCCTGCCGGACGCGGTCTCCGCTATCGGCATTCTCACCATTACCCCCAGTGAGGCATCAATTATCGCCTGCGACATCGCCACCAAGTCTGGCGCGGTGGAGATCGGCTTTCTCGATCGCTTCACCGGCGCGGTGGTGCTGACCGGCGATGTCTCCGCGGTGGAGTACGCGCTCAGGCAGGTCACACGCACCCTTGGTGAGCTGATGCGCTTCACCGCCTGTCCAATTACCCGGACCTGA
- the pduT gene encoding propanediol utilization microcompartment protein PduT — MTQAIGILELTSIARGMELGDVMLKSANVQLLLCRTLCPGKFLLMLGGDVGAVQQAIAAGTARAGEMLVDSLVLANIHPSVLPAISGLNVVEQRQAAGIVETWSVAACISAADRAVKAANVTLVRVHMAFGIGGKCYMVVAGDIADVDNAVTVASDSAGEKGLLVYRAVIPRPHDALWQQLMEG; from the coding sequence ATGACCCAGGCTATCGGAATTTTAGAACTGACCAGCATCGCCAGGGGAATGGAGCTGGGCGACGTCATGCTGAAAAGCGCGAACGTACAGCTCCTGCTCTGCAGAACCCTTTGTCCCGGGAAATTCCTGCTGATGCTCGGCGGCGACGTCGGCGCCGTGCAACAGGCAATCGCCGCCGGCACGGCGCGCGCCGGGGAGATGCTGGTGGACAGCCTGGTGCTGGCCAACATTCACCCCAGCGTACTGCCGGCGATCAGCGGACTCAACGTGGTCGAGCAGCGGCAGGCGGCGGGGATCGTCGAAACCTGGAGCGTGGCAGCGTGCATCAGCGCCGCCGACCGCGCGGTGAAAGCGGCCAACGTCACCCTGGTTCGCGTTCATATGGCGTTTGGTATCGGCGGCAAATGCTACATGGTGGTGGCGGGTGATATCGCCGATGTCGACAACGCCGTCACGGTGGCCAGCGACAGCGCAGGCGAGAAAGGATTACTGGTTTACCGGGCAGTGATCCCGCGACCGCACGATGCGCTGTGGCAACAGCTGATGGAGGGATAA
- a CDS encoding 4Fe-4S dicluster domain-containing protein has translation MSEAIVPLPDIDAAEIRERVRAAGVVGAGGAGFPTHIKLQARVDTVLVNAAECEPMLKVDQQLMAQQADRLIRGLGYAMTATGAREGIIALKAKYTPAIAALTPRLPEWARLHILPDVYPAGDEVLTIWLATGRRVPPAALPVSVGVVVNNVQTVLNIARAVEQGYPVTRRTLTVNGAVARPLTLTVPLGMSLREVLDLAGGATVAEPGFINGGPMMGSLMTSLETPVTKTTGGLLVLPGNHPLIQRRRQDERTLLAIARTVCEQCRLCTDLCPRHLIGHELSPHLLVRAVNYRQAATPSLLLSALTCSECNVCESVACPVGISPMRINRLLKRELRAKNLRYEGPLRPADEMAKHRLVPVKRLISKLGLDPWYQEAPLTAVEPEVGCVTLPLRQHIGISAVPCVAPGERVTRGQLLADIPADALGAPVHASIDGQVSAITEQAITLVRG, from the coding sequence ATGAGTGAAGCGATAGTGCCACTACCAGACATTGACGCGGCGGAGATCCGCGAGCGCGTCCGGGCCGCCGGCGTGGTGGGCGCCGGTGGGGCGGGCTTTCCGACCCACATCAAACTGCAGGCCAGGGTGGATACCGTGCTGGTGAACGCCGCTGAATGCGAACCGATGCTGAAGGTTGATCAACAGCTGATGGCGCAGCAGGCTGACCGGCTGATTCGCGGCCTGGGTTACGCAATGACCGCCACCGGCGCCCGGGAAGGGATCATTGCCCTGAAGGCGAAATATACTCCGGCGATTGCGGCGTTAACCCCGCGACTACCGGAATGGGCCCGGCTGCATATTCTGCCTGATGTCTATCCGGCCGGGGATGAGGTACTCACTATCTGGCTGGCGACGGGGCGCCGCGTGCCGCCTGCCGCGCTGCCGGTCAGCGTCGGCGTGGTGGTCAATAACGTGCAGACGGTACTCAATATCGCCAGAGCCGTGGAGCAGGGCTATCCGGTGACCCGCCGGACATTGACCGTCAATGGCGCTGTCGCCCGCCCGCTGACGCTGACCGTACCGCTGGGCATGTCGCTGCGCGAGGTGCTGGATCTGGCCGGCGGCGCGACGGTTGCCGAACCGGGGTTTATCAACGGCGGTCCGATGATGGGCTCGCTTATGACCTCCCTGGAGACACCGGTCACCAAAACCACCGGCGGCCTGCTGGTGCTCCCGGGCAACCATCCGTTGATCCAGCGACGGCGGCAGGATGAACGCACCCTGCTCGCCATCGCCCGCACCGTCTGTGAGCAGTGCCGTTTATGCACAGATTTATGCCCCCGGCACCTGATCGGCCATGAGCTTTCTCCCCACCTGCTGGTGCGGGCGGTGAACTATCGCCAGGCGGCCACCCCGTCGCTGCTGCTCAGCGCCCTGACCTGCTCGGAGTGCAACGTTTGCGAGAGCGTCGCCTGCCCGGTGGGGATTTCCCCCATGCGCATCAACCGTCTGCTGAAACGTGAGCTGAGGGCGAAAAACCTGCGCTACGAGGGACCGCTACGTCCGGCGGACGAGATGGCGAAGCACCGCCTGGTGCCGGTCAAACGGCTCATCAGCAAACTGGGGCTTGATCCCTGGTATCAGGAGGCGCCGCTGACGGCGGTGGAGCCGGAGGTGGGCTGCGTCACCCTGCCGCTGCGCCAGCATATCGGCATCAGCGCCGTTCCCTGCGTCGCACCGGGAGAGCGAGTAACGCGCGGCCAGCTGCTGGCAGACATCCCTGCCGACGCCCTCGGTGCGCCGGTACACGCCAGTATTGACGGCCAGGTCTCCGCCATCACGGAGCAGGCCATTACGCTTGTAAGAGGTTAA
- the pduQ gene encoding 1-propanol dehydrogenase PduQ, which produces MHTFSLQTRLYSGPGSLAALQRFSHQHIWIVCDGFLARSPLFERLRAALPASNRVSVFSDITPDPTIHTVAKGIAQMQALRPQVVIGFGGGSAMDAAKAIVWFSQQGGLPVDTCVAIPTTSGTGSEVTSACVISDPEKGIKYPLFHEALCPDMAILDPSLVVSVPPTITAHTGLDVLTHALEAWVSPQATDFTDALAEKAARLVFRALPVAVRQGDCVATRSKMHNASTLAGMAFSQAGLGLNHAIAHQLGGQFHLPHGLANALLLTAVIRFNAGEPRAAKRYARLARACRFCPPEAGEQEALQALLAAVETLKQQCAIPTLKGALQEKYPLFLSRIPAMVPAALADATLRTNPRPVDGEAIARLLESLQ; this is translated from the coding sequence ATGCACACCTTTTCTCTGCAAACGCGCCTCTACAGCGGCCCGGGCAGCCTGGCCGCGCTGCAGCGCTTTAGCCATCAGCACATCTGGATCGTCTGCGACGGCTTCCTGGCGCGCTCGCCGCTGTTCGAGCGGCTGCGCGCCGCGCTGCCCGCCAGCAACCGCGTCAGCGTGTTCAGTGATATTACACCGGATCCGACCATTCACACCGTGGCGAAAGGGATAGCGCAGATGCAGGCCCTGCGTCCGCAGGTGGTGATCGGCTTCGGCGGCGGCTCGGCGATGGACGCCGCCAAGGCGATCGTCTGGTTCAGCCAGCAGGGCGGGCTGCCTGTCGACACCTGCGTGGCGATCCCCACCACCAGCGGTACCGGGTCGGAAGTGACCAGCGCCTGCGTCATCAGCGATCCGGAAAAAGGGATCAAATACCCGCTGTTCCATGAGGCACTCTGTCCCGATATGGCGATCCTTGACCCGTCGCTGGTGGTCAGCGTACCGCCCACCATCACGGCCCATACCGGACTGGACGTCCTGACCCACGCCCTTGAGGCATGGGTATCGCCGCAGGCCACCGATTTTACCGATGCACTGGCGGAAAAAGCCGCCAGGCTGGTATTTCGCGCCCTGCCCGTTGCGGTTCGCCAGGGCGACTGCGTCGCGACCCGCAGTAAAATGCACAATGCCTCAACCCTTGCCGGCATGGCCTTTAGCCAGGCTGGCCTCGGACTCAATCATGCTATCGCCCATCAGCTTGGCGGCCAGTTTCACCTCCCCCATGGCCTGGCCAACGCGCTGCTGCTGACCGCGGTGATCCGCTTCAACGCCGGCGAGCCGCGAGCGGCGAAGCGCTATGCGCGCCTGGCCAGGGCCTGCCGGTTCTGCCCGCCGGAAGCTGGCGAACAGGAGGCTCTCCAGGCGCTGCTTGCCGCGGTGGAAACACTGAAACAGCAGTGCGCCATTCCCACCCTCAAGGGCGCCTTGCAGGAAAAATATCCCCTTTTCTTATCGCGAATTCCCGCCATGGTGCCGGCCGCGCTGGCTGACGCCACCCTGCGCACCAACCCGCGCCCGGTCGATGGTGAGGCCATCGCGCGACTGCTGGAGAGCCTGCAATGA
- the pduP gene encoding CoA-acylating propionaldehyde dehydrogenase PduP: protein MNTAELETLIRTILSEKLAPAPVSQEQQGIFRDVGSAIDAAHQAFLRYQQCPLKTRSAIISALRETLAPELATLAEESATETGMGNKEDKYLKNKAALENTPGIEDLTTSALTGDGGMVLFEYSPFGVIGAVAPSTNPTETIINNSISMLAAGNSVYFSPHPGAKKVSLTLIARIEEIAYRCSGIRNLVVTVAEPTFEATQQMMAHPLIAVLAITGGPGIVAMGMKSGKKVIGAGAGNPPCIVDETADLVKAAEDIISGAAFDYNLPCIAEKSLIVVASVADRLIQQMQDFDALLLSPQETDTLRAVCLPDGAANKKLVGKSPAALLAAAGLAVPSRPPRLLIAEVQANDPWVTCEQLMPVLPIVRVADFDSALALALRVEEGLHHTAIMHSQNVSRLNLAARTLQTSIFVKNGPSYAGIGVGGEGFTTFTIATPTGEGTTSARTFARLRRCVLTNGFSIR from the coding sequence ATGAATACAGCAGAACTGGAAACCCTTATCCGCACCATTCTCAGCGAAAAGCTCGCGCCCGCCCCCGTTTCTCAGGAACAGCAGGGCATTTTCCGCGACGTCGGCAGCGCCATCGACGCCGCCCATCAGGCTTTTCTCCGCTATCAGCAGTGTCCGCTAAAAACCCGCAGCGCCATTATCAGCGCGCTGCGGGAGACGCTGGCCCCCGAGCTGGCGACGCTGGCGGAGGAGAGCGCCACGGAAACCGGCATGGGCAACAAAGAAGATAAATATCTGAAAAATAAAGCTGCCCTTGAGAACACACCGGGCATTGAGGATCTCACTACCAGCGCCCTCACCGGCGATGGCGGGATGGTGCTGTTTGAGTACTCACCGTTCGGGGTTATTGGCGCCGTGGCGCCCAGCACCAACCCAACGGAAACCATTATCAACAACAGTATCAGCATGCTGGCGGCGGGTAACAGCGTCTATTTCAGCCCCCATCCCGGCGCGAAAAAGGTCTCGTTAACGCTTATCGCCAGGATCGAAGAGATCGCCTACCGCTGCAGCGGGATCCGTAACCTGGTGGTGACCGTTGCCGAGCCGACCTTTGAAGCCACCCAGCAAATGATGGCCCACCCGCTGATTGCCGTTCTGGCTATCACCGGCGGCCCTGGCATTGTGGCGATGGGCATGAAAAGCGGTAAAAAAGTGATCGGCGCTGGCGCCGGCAATCCGCCGTGCATCGTTGATGAAACGGCCGATCTCGTCAAAGCCGCCGAAGATATCATCAGCGGCGCCGCCTTCGATTACAACCTGCCCTGTATCGCCGAAAAAAGCCTGATCGTCGTCGCCTCCGTCGCTGACCGCCTGATCCAGCAGATGCAGGATTTTGACGCGCTGCTGTTGAGCCCGCAGGAGACCGATACCCTGCGCGCCGTCTGCCTGCCCGACGGCGCGGCGAATAAAAAACTGGTCGGTAAAAGTCCGGCTGCGCTGCTGGCGGCCGCCGGTCTCGCCGTCCCTTCCCGCCCCCCTCGCCTGCTGATAGCCGAGGTGCAGGCGAACGACCCCTGGGTGACCTGCGAGCAACTGATGCCGGTGCTGCCGATCGTCCGGGTCGCCGATTTTGATAGCGCCCTGGCGCTGGCCCTGCGCGTTGAGGAGGGTCTGCACCACACCGCCATTATGCACTCGCAGAATGTCTCGCGGCTCAATCTGGCGGCACGCACGCTGCAGACCTCCATTTTTGTCAAAAATGGTCCGTCTTACGCGGGTATCGGCGTCGGCGGCGAAGGGTTTACCACCTTCACCATCGCCACGCCAACCGGAGAAGGCACCACCTCCGCGCGGACGTTCGCCCGCCTGCGGCGCTGCGTGTTGACCAACGGTTTTTCCATTCGCTAG